The following are encoded together in the Desulfovibrio desulfuricans DSM 642 genome:
- a CDS encoding DUF2079 domain-containing protein: MNMNCKSCTGGSALAEKLVLWYIPLAFAALFIWGSVLQMRSFAINDADFGYFITQIWRVWNGWDWQAPFSNVYEGKPFYAHHCTPLTALLAPLVGPWKSPYPLSVLQGVAVGAMAFILPRLVRALHEEAEGDTPSGNWVWTAGFALLLFFFFRPVLTPWSRQVHYTTLVTPMLMLAVLMLHKRRWWALAGCCLVVFLAQERAAPSIFCLGMYAFLLLGQRRVGAVLCLCSGLWFVTVTKVWLPYMRQLAGAGTGYAFSNFVDVGGQWNFKLRYYLHLLAYSWFLPLLGRKALLCLLCTLPYLAMVAVSGYGHMWAMAGQYEDLPGVFLMLAICHACMWVQGKLRPALWEKLLPAAGVAMAVIMLSTQTGWYNPAVTVARLLQHPDAQAHARLREALGQLPDFPPNVRVWAQSGLGPHVFYPYQRYTADIAHMDGPLNDSVVMISPYAGTAYLVGGGGGVSRGEFERAAAFFDAHPDLVRVKNSDVLVIYAGKGLRETQPELVQGLSR, encoded by the coding sequence ATGAACATGAACTGCAAGTCCTGTACAGGCGGGTCTGCACTGGCAGAAAAGCTGGTGCTCTGGTACATTCCTCTGGCTTTTGCCGCCTTGTTCATATGGGGCAGCGTGTTGCAGATGCGCAGCTTTGCCATCAATGATGCGGATTTTGGCTACTTTATCACGCAGATCTGGCGGGTCTGGAACGGCTGGGACTGGCAGGCCCCTTTTTCCAACGTCTATGAGGGCAAGCCCTTTTACGCCCACCATTGCACCCCCCTGACGGCCCTGCTGGCCCCCCTTGTGGGGCCGTGGAAAAGCCCGTACCCCCTCAGCGTTCTGCAAGGCGTGGCGGTGGGGGCAATGGCCTTTATTCTGCCCCGGCTGGTGCGTGCCCTGCATGAAGAAGCAGAAGGCGATACGCCTTCCGGCAACTGGGTGTGGACGGCAGGTTTTGCGCTGCTCCTTTTCTTCTTTTTCCGCCCGGTGCTCACGCCGTGGTCGCGGCAGGTTCACTACACAACGCTCGTTACGCCCATGCTCATGCTGGCCGTGCTCATGCTGCACAAGCGCCGCTGGTGGGCGCTTGCCGGATGCTGCCTTGTGGTTTTTTTGGCGCAGGAACGCGCCGCGCCCAGTATTTTCTGCCTGGGTATGTATGCCTTTTTGCTGCTGGGGCAGCGGCGTGTCGGCGCGGTTTTATGCCTGTGTTCCGGCCTGTGGTTTGTCACGGTCACAAAGGTATGGCTGCCCTACATGCGCCAGCTTGCGGGCGCGGGAACGGGCTATGCCTTCAGCAATTTTGTAGATGTGGGCGGACAGTGGAATTTCAAGCTGCGCTACTATCTGCATCTGCTGGCGTACTCGTGGTTTTTGCCCCTGCTTGGGCGCAAGGCCTTGCTCTGCCTGTTGTGTACGTTGCCCTATCTCGCCATGGTGGCTGTTTCCGGCTACGGTCATATGTGGGCCATGGCCGGGCAGTATGAGGATTTGCCCGGCGTGTTCCTGATGCTCGCCATCTGCCACGCCTGCATGTGGGTGCAGGGCAAACTGCGCCCCGCGTTGTGGGAAAAGCTTCTGCCCGCCGCCGGTGTGGCGATGGCCGTTATAATGCTCTCTACGCAGACGGGTTGGTACAATCCGGCTGTGACAGTGGCGCGGCTGCTGCAACACCCCGATGCCCAGGCCCATGCGCGCCTGCGCGAAGCTCTGGGGCAGTTGCCTGATTTTCCCCCGAATGTGCGCGTGTGGGCGCAGTCCGGCCTTGGGCCGCACGTATTTTATCCCTATCAGCGTTATACCGCCGACATCGCACACATGGACGGGCCGTTGAACGACAGCGTGGTGATGATTTCACCCTATGCGGGCACGGCCTACCTTGTGGGCGGCGGGGGCGGGGTATCACGCGGGGAATTTGAGCGGGCGGCAGCGTTTTTTGACGCGCATCCCGATCTTGTCCGCGTAAAGAACAGTGATGTTCTGGTAATTTATGCAGGAAAGGGGCTGCGCGAAACCCAGCCTGAGCTTGTGCAGGGGCTGAGTCGGTAG
- the tsf gene encoding translation elongation factor Ts: MAITAQLVKELRDMTAAGMMDCKKALVEVEGDLEKAVDWLRQKGMAKAAKKSGRATSEGLVTVAATADNMHIAMGSLLCETDFVARGEQFQAMATRVTQVILEKAPADAAALEAILGEEVTQLIASVGENMQLGKFARFSKKSANDVVGQYVHANSKIGVLVYLTCGKAESAAKPEVLELAKNLAMQVAAASPLALDAASLDQAAVEREREVYRQKAIEEGKPAQIVDKIADGAVKKFQKEVCLMEQPYIRDDKKTISDIVRETGKTIGDEITVTGFERIQLAAE; encoded by the coding sequence ATGGCTATCACTGCACAATTGGTTAAAGAACTGCGCGACATGACCGCCGCAGGCATGATGGACTGCAAGAAAGCCCTGGTGGAAGTGGAAGGCGACCTGGAAAAGGCCGTTGACTGGCTGCGCCAGAAGGGTATGGCCAAGGCTGCCAAAAAGTCTGGCCGCGCCACCAGCGAAGGCCTCGTGACCGTGGCCGCCACTGCCGACAACATGCACATCGCCATGGGTTCGCTGCTTTGCGAAACCGACTTCGTGGCGCGCGGCGAACAATTCCAGGCCATGGCCACCCGCGTGACCCAGGTTATCCTTGAAAAGGCTCCTGCCGATGCCGCAGCCCTTGAAGCCATCCTGGGCGAAGAAGTGACCCAGCTCATCGCCTCCGTGGGCGAAAACATGCAGCTTGGCAAGTTTGCCCGCTTCAGCAAAAAGAGCGCCAACGATGTGGTGGGTCAGTATGTCCACGCCAACAGCAAGATTGGCGTTCTTGTGTACCTGACCTGCGGCAAGGCCGAAAGCGCCGCCAAGCCCGAAGTGCTGGAACTGGCCAAGAACCTCGCCATGCAGGTTGCCGCCGCCAGCCCCCTGGCCCTTGACGCCGCCAGCCTTGATCAGGCCGCTGTGGAGCGTGAACGCGAAGTTTACCGCCAGAAGGCCATCGAAGAAGGCAAGCCCGCCCAGATCGTGGACAAGATTGCCGACGGCGCGGTGAAGAAGTTCCAGAAGGAAGTGTGCCTCATGGAACAGCCCTACATCCGCGACGACAAGAAAACCATTTCCGACATCGTGCGCGAAACGGGCAAGACCATCGGCGACGAAATCACGGTTACCGGTTTCGAACGCATCCAGCTTGCTGCCGAATAG
- the rpsB gene encoding 30S ribosomal protein S2 → MAYVSMKQMLETGVHFGHQTRRWNPKMRPYIFGARNGIHIIDLQQTVKLFRVAYDKVVDTVAKGGKVLFIGTKRQAQEAVAAEAGRASQFHVTNRWMGGTLTNFVTIQKSVDRLKKLEAMFGDGTINRYQKKEILLLEREMKKLEETLGGIKNMDRIPQLAFIIDPHREDIAVKECRKLGIPIVAVTDTNCDPDVIDYIIPGNDDAIRAIKLFVAAFAEACMEGEAMNKDHKGEAVNAEEAMQKAEAAAPAQEAAPAE, encoded by the coding sequence ATGGCTTATGTCAGCATGAAGCAAATGCTGGAAACCGGCGTGCATTTCGGTCACCAGACCCGCCGCTGGAATCCCAAGATGCGTCCTTACATCTTTGGCGCCCGCAACGGCATCCATATCATCGACCTGCAGCAGACCGTCAAGCTGTTCCGCGTTGCCTACGACAAAGTGGTCGACACTGTTGCCAAGGGCGGCAAGGTGCTGTTCATCGGTACCAAGCGTCAGGCTCAGGAAGCAGTGGCCGCTGAAGCTGGCCGCGCCAGTCAGTTCCACGTGACCAACCGTTGGATGGGCGGCACGCTCACCAACTTTGTCACCATCCAGAAGAGCGTGGACCGTCTGAAGAAGCTGGAAGCCATGTTTGGCGACGGCACCATCAATCGCTACCAGAAGAAGGAAATCCTGCTTCTGGAACGCGAAATGAAAAAGCTCGAGGAAACCCTGGGCGGTATCAAGAACATGGACCGCATTCCCCAGCTTGCCTTTATCATCGACCCGCACCGTGAAGACATCGCCGTGAAGGAATGCCGCAAGCTCGGTATCCCGATCGTGGCCGTGACCGACACCAACTGCGATCCCGATGTCATTGACTACATCATTCCCGGCAACGACGACGCCATCCGCGCCATCAAGCTGTTTGTGGCTGCTTTCGCCGAAGCCTGCATGGAAGGTGAAGCCATGAACAAGGATCACAAGGGCGAAGCCGTCAACGCCGAAGAAGCCATGCAGAAGGCCGAAGCCGCCGCTCCCGCTCAGGAAGCCGCTCCCGCCGAATAG